The DNA window TCTATCTCCCTCATCTCGAGTCAGAGAAGCGGAAAGCCGAATTTGCTGATCGTGTTGCCACCTGGGGTGCGGTTCTTGCCGCCCTCAATGACCACCGAGGTGAGTTGAAAACGCCTCATGAGATCGCGTTATTTGACGACTTCAGGACGAACATCGAAGACCACGTAATCAAGAAGAACGTATCCTTTTCCAAGAAGACAGAGTTCTATCTGAAGTATAAGGACTATCTGAAGGACTTCGAGATCGATGTCGGCCCGGACAGTTTCAGAAACGATCGTAAGGAAATCTACAACCACCTTTGGAACTGGTACACTGAGAACTACGAGACATGGAATGGGCAATTCAACCGATCTCGTAAGTTCAGCAAGAACACACGATACGTCCGGCTCTACAAGGACAGTTGGCATCTGAGCGAAGAGAACAGTGGTCGACCGGAAATCACTCTGGAAATCCAGGGGACTGAGAACCGATTGAGTTGGTACGATGGCTATGGTCCTGAGGGAGAATACCGTCCAACCGCCCCCCACTTTGAGATGACGGTCGCACTAAATGACGACTCAGAAGACCAAACACGCCGAACACAGTATCTCGATTATCTCGGCGAAGAAGAGAGGGACGCGTTGGAAAATGCCGGGTTTAGACATATCGGCGAGTGGTTGGAAGAGCTGGGGTCAGAGGCGTCCTACAACAGGTTCCATATGTTCTCCAAGATTGTCAAAATCGACTTCGATAGGCCAAATCATACAGTAGAAGGACTGAAGAACGGTCTAGGTGCCTTTGTGGCACTGGAGGATTCGATCGACAACTTCGCGAGCAATTACCAACCCTGAGCCCCTGCAACTAGTGGCAAATCCTTGGCGCCCGTATTCCCTAGTATGGAGGCGCTTTGAGGAATTAGAGTATTTGTTGGATATGCACCTGAACCAGGTAGGGTGTTCTATGTACCGTTCGACGATGCTGGGTCATCTTAAGCGGTGACGTTTATTCCACGGGATCAATTGAGCGATATCAATGCCGAGCGGGCAAATTTAGCTGATCATCTGATAAGGAAGCTTCCTTGTCCTGTGGTCCGTCAAA is part of the Halosolutus amylolyticus genome and encodes:
- a CDS encoding PD-(D/E)XK nuclease family protein, which produces MSEDDRSSPEMLGLLREVRDNSTNIFEILDLEDHEKRLTRYLAWLLNPDASHDADTIFLESFLACFELELNGQNVDIRYLETFDTADYGQKEVDIVIETEIQVIGVEIKTTHTEHRRKFEEEAATLEEYGHENEKGIVEMLYLPHLESEKRKAEFADRVATWGAVLAALNDHRGELKTPHEIALFDDFRTNIEDHVIKKNVSFSKKTEFYLKYKDYLKDFEIDVGPDSFRNDRKEIYNHLWNWYTENYETWNGQFNRSRKFSKNTRYVRLYKDSWHLSEENSGRPEITLEIQGTENRLSWYDGYGPEGEYRPTAPHFEMTVALNDDSEDQTRRTQYLDYLGEEERDALENAGFRHIGEWLEELGSEASYNRFHMFSKIVKIDFDRPNHTVEGLKNGLGAFVALEDSIDNFASNYQP